A genome region from Streptomyces antimycoticus includes the following:
- a CDS encoding ATP-binding protein, whose product MVDRKIDSGLPGALVGRAAELAALTTHAEAARNGRSGLVVLSGPAGIGKTSLLRAFLDSDVCRKMTVLHGTCGEVVAGAGYSGVRALFGGLGLAAGDAQDSPLLRGSARRALPALSPHPGEEGPSTAASVYPVLHGLYWLAANLMTQGPLVLVLDDVHWCDERSLRWIDFLLRRADELPLLVVLAQRTEEEPVAPAALADILAQPRSSVIRLDPLTDFEVAEMARQVFAAPVAHAFAGRAAAVCGGNPLTVTRLLRELRTKGVSPDESGLREIAEVGQYVVALSVRALFDARPGWVRDVATAIAVLGEEDVEHIGALAGVPAARVAEAVELLRGAEVMAPDRADLAHDVVRSAVLEAAGEEPLAELRARAALLLSDAGRPAEEVANQVLLVPGTPQPWMGWVLREAAVQAEHRGAPEAAARYLYRVLEAEPDSLSAHVPLAKALAEINPAEAIRLLRRALTLATDVRTKAPIAVQFGLTCLTVQQSPTAVRVLSEVLDELEDELGPDPDPRDRELRTLVQSALLISGSDEKATIHTVRERFARIPEPSGDTPAQRQLLAMMTVLSAMEGRSVRRTVEQARRALDSSDRLDNWSLLFSAFTLGLADEVEGAMEALDHALRQGQDNAAVWSYVITLSYRAMLLHGFGAIPDALADAQTAVEIIGEERWSGNVTMPQTALATILIDRGEPERAEQLLAAVTRPNLDGFVMEYHWYLMARARARWALGDGATALRLLLDCGASLEDSGFANPAFLPWWTEAACVLAAEKRADEARDLVEHGAELARRWSTPRAFGLAALARGVTTPGEEGIAHLTEAVEHLSGSPARAEHARAEFLLGGALLDIGRPRDARERLRSAVDLAQGCGALALAKDARNRLVAAGGRMREITASPVDLLTGTEHKVAQMASRGRATVRSPSRCSSPYAPSRPISPASTGS is encoded by the coding sequence GTGGTGGACCGGAAAATCGATTCCGGTTTACCGGGCGCGCTGGTCGGGCGCGCTGCCGAACTCGCGGCGCTGACCACCCACGCGGAGGCCGCCCGCAACGGCCGTTCCGGTCTGGTGGTCCTGTCGGGCCCGGCAGGAATCGGCAAGACCAGTCTGCTGCGCGCGTTCCTCGACAGCGACGTCTGCCGGAAGATGACCGTTCTGCACGGCACCTGCGGTGAGGTGGTGGCCGGCGCCGGCTACAGCGGAGTGCGCGCCCTCTTCGGGGGACTCGGGCTCGCGGCCGGGGATGCCCAGGATTCCCCGCTGCTGCGCGGCAGCGCCCGCCGCGCCCTTCCCGCGCTCAGCCCCCACCCGGGCGAGGAGGGGCCGTCCACGGCCGCCTCCGTCTACCCGGTGCTGCACGGCCTGTACTGGCTCGCTGCCAACCTGATGACCCAGGGCCCGCTCGTGCTCGTCCTGGACGATGTGCACTGGTGCGACGAGCGGTCCCTGCGCTGGATCGACTTCCTGCTGCGCCGGGCCGACGAGCTGCCGCTGCTGGTGGTGCTGGCCCAGCGCACCGAGGAGGAACCGGTCGCCCCCGCGGCCCTGGCGGACATCCTCGCCCAGCCCCGCTCCTCGGTGATCCGCCTCGACCCGCTGACCGACTTCGAAGTGGCCGAAATGGCCCGCCAGGTCTTCGCGGCCCCCGTCGCGCACGCCTTCGCCGGGCGCGCCGCCGCCGTCTGCGGCGGCAATCCGCTTACCGTCACCCGGCTGCTGCGCGAGCTGCGGACCAAGGGCGTCTCACCCGACGAGAGCGGCCTGCGCGAGATCGCCGAGGTCGGGCAGTACGTGGTCGCCCTGTCCGTGCGCGCCCTCTTCGACGCCCGGCCCGGCTGGGTCCGGGACGTGGCCACCGCCATCGCGGTGCTCGGCGAGGAGGACGTGGAGCACATCGGCGCGCTGGCCGGGGTGCCCGCGGCCCGGGTCGCGGAGGCCGTGGAACTGCTGCGCGGGGCCGAGGTGATGGCACCGGACCGGGCGGACCTGGCCCATGACGTGGTGCGCTCCGCGGTGCTGGAGGCCGCCGGGGAGGAGCCGCTGGCCGAGCTGCGCGCCCGGGCGGCCCTGCTGCTGAGCGATGCCGGACGGCCCGCCGAGGAGGTCGCCAACCAGGTGCTGCTGGTGCCCGGCACCCCTCAGCCGTGGATGGGCTGGGTGCTGCGGGAGGCCGCCGTCCAGGCCGAGCACCGCGGCGCCCCGGAGGCCGCCGCCCGCTATCTCTACCGCGTCCTGGAGGCGGAGCCGGACAGCCTGTCGGCCCATGTCCCGCTCGCCAAGGCGCTCGCGGAGATCAATCCCGCCGAGGCCATCCGCCTGCTCAGGCGCGCGCTCACGCTGGCGACCGACGTCCGTACCAAGGCGCCCATCGCCGTGCAGTTCGGCCTCACCTGCCTCACCGTCCAGCAGTCGCCGACCGCCGTCCGGGTGCTCAGCGAGGTGCTCGACGAGCTCGAGGACGAGCTGGGGCCCGACCCCGATCCGCGCGACCGTGAGCTGCGCACCCTCGTCCAATCGGCGCTGCTGATCAGCGGATCCGACGAGAAGGCCACGATCCACACGGTCCGGGAGCGCTTCGCGCGGATTCCCGAACCCTCCGGGGACACCCCCGCCCAGCGGCAGCTGCTCGCCATGATGACGGTCCTGTCCGCGATGGAGGGCCGCTCGGTGCGGCGGACCGTGGAACAGGCCCGCCGCGCACTGGACTCCTCGGACCGGCTCGACAACTGGTCGCTGCTCTTCTCCGCGTTCACCCTGGGCCTGGCCGACGAGGTCGAGGGGGCGATGGAGGCGCTGGACCACGCGCTGCGCCAGGGCCAGGACAACGCCGCGGTGTGGTCGTATGTGATCACCCTGTCCTACCGCGCCATGCTGCTGCATGGTTTCGGCGCGATCCCCGACGCGCTCGCCGACGCCCAGACCGCCGTCGAGATCATCGGCGAGGAGCGCTGGAGCGGCAATGTGACCATGCCCCAGACCGCGCTGGCGACGATCCTGATCGACCGGGGCGAACCGGAGCGGGCCGAGCAGCTGCTGGCCGCCGTCACCCGGCCGAACCTGGACGGGTTCGTCATGGAGTACCACTGGTATCTCATGGCCCGCGCCCGGGCCCGCTGGGCGCTCGGCGACGGTGCCACCGCGCTGCGGCTGCTGCTCGACTGCGGTGCCTCCCTGGAGGATTCCGGTTTCGCCAACCCGGCGTTCCTGCCCTGGTGGACCGAGGCGGCCTGTGTGCTCGCGGCGGAGAAGCGGGCGGACGAGGCGCGGGACCTGGTCGAGCACGGCGCCGAGCTGGCCCGCCGCTGGAGCACCCCGCGCGCCTTCGGACTCGCCGCCCTCGCCCGCGGGGTGACCACCCCCGGCGAGGAGGGCATCGCGCATCTCACCGAGGCGGTCGAGCACCTCTCCGGGTCGCCCGCCCGCGCCGAGCACGCCCGGGCCGAGTTCCTGCTCGGCGGCGCGCTGCTGGACATCGGGCGCCCGCGCGACGCCCGGGAGCGGCTGCGCTCGGCCGTCGACCTCGCCCAGGGCTG